A window of the Hypanus sabinus isolate sHypSab1 chromosome 25, sHypSab1.hap1, whole genome shotgun sequence genome harbors these coding sequences:
- the LOC132381017 gene encoding hyaluronidase PH-20-like — MDVFNRLGSSSVKILVILWHLTLLPGSSSQPHLKTTPPLRQGFPFLAIWNAPSELCTNRFGITFNLTSFPMTSTTQRSPLQQDIRIFYNQMLGHYPHYNERTGQEFNGGIPQQANMAEHLKKSEQDIRMLIPSTTSKGLAVIDWENWRPLWSRNWKQMSIYQRQSIELVQQRDLSLTRENATKIAKAEFEEAAKTFLIKTLQLGKKLRPNQLWGYYLFPNCYNSWHKDRNRTYTGKCARRAVTRNNKLLWLWHKSTALFPSTYLPKVFQSSYKAKLFVRHQVQEAMRVAALSKERALPVYVYTRTVYRNTLNESLSEADLVSTIGESAALGAAGIVVWESTNTTIKKHTCNVLQSYVEDILNHYVLNVTHAARLCSKELCGGNGRCLRKHWDSDSYLHLNPSNFKIHRKANGSLVARGQASVEDLRYLSEKFTCRCYVGRACNF, encoded by the exons ATGGATGTATTTAATCGTCTGGGAAGTAGCAGCGTTAAAATCCTGGTGATTCTTTGGCACCTCACACTTCTTCCAGGATCCTCCAGCCAGCCGCATCTTAAAACCACACCTCCCTTAAGGCAGGGTTTCCCATTCCTCGCGATATGGAATGCGCCATCTGAGCTATGCACAAACAGATTCGGAATCACATTCAATCTAACATCATTTCCAATGACATCGACCACACAGAGAAGCCCGCTTCAGCAGGACATCCGGATATTCTACAACCAGATGCTCGGACACTACCCTCACTACAATGAGCGAACCGGTCAGGAGTTCAATGGTGGGATTCCACAGCAAGCTAACATGGCTGAACATTTGAAAAAATCTGAGCAGGATATTCGGATGCTAATCCCATCCACCACATCCAAGGGTCTAGCTGTTATTGACTGGGAGAACTGGAGACCCCTCTGGAGTAGAAACTGGAAACAAATGTCCATCTACCAGCGTCAATCCATTGAGCTGGTGCAACAGAGGGATTTATCCCTAACGCGGGAAAATGCAACGAAAATTGCCAAGGCTGAATTCGAGGAGGCTGCAAAAACATTCCTGATCAAGACTCTGCAGCTCGGCAAGAAATTAAGACCCAATCAACTCTGGGGTTATTACCTGTTCCCCAATTGTTATAACAGCTGGCACAAGGACAGGAATAGAACGTACACGGGTAAGTGTGCCCGGCGGGCAGTAACACGCAACAACAAACTCCTCTGGCTCTGGCACAAGAGCACAGCACTTTTCCCTAGTACCTACCTGCCCAAAGTTTTCCAGTCTTCCTACAAGGCAAAGCTGTTCGTGCGCCATCAAGTGCAGGAAGCCATGAGGGTCGCTGCTCTTTCCAAGGAACGTGCTCTCCCAGTTTATGTTTATACCAGAACAGTATATCGCAACACTTTAAACGAATCCCTCTCAGAG GCCGATCTTGTCAGTACAATTGGTGAAAGTGCAGCACTGGGAGCAGCGGGGATTGTGGTCTGGGAAAGCACAAATACAACTATCAAGAAA CACACCTGCAACGTGTTGCAGAGTTACGTCGAGGACATCCTGAACCATTACGTCTTGAACGTGACCCACGCCGCAAGGCTGTGTAGCAAGGAGCTTTGCGGCGGCAATGGCAGGTGCCTGAGGAAACACTGGGACTCCGACAGCTACCTCCACCTGAACCCCAGCAACTTCAAGATCCACAGGAAGGCAAATGGCAGCCTGGTGGCAAGAGGCCAGGCCTCCGTGGAGGATCTGCGCTACCTCTCGGAGAAGTTCACCTGCCGGTGTTACGTTGGGAGAGCCTGCAACTTTTAG